The Tenuifilum thalassicum genome includes the window AGGCTGTTCTGCTACACACAACGCTTCGTGGTAAAGCTATTAGGGAACGTTCTATTGAGCTACTTACTGAGATGCAGCTTCCCAATCCCGAAAAAATTTACAACAGCTTTCCGCACCAGCTTAGTGGTGGACAAAAACAGAGGGTAATGATTGCAATTGCCCTTGCTGGCAATCCTAAATTACTTATAGCCGATGAGCCAACAACTGCACTTGATGTGACCGTACAGAAAGAGATCTTAAAACTACTTCGTGATATTCGAGACCAAAGGGATATCAGCATAATTTTTATCTCTCACGATTTAGCTGTTGTTTCGGAGGTTGCCGATAACATTATGGTAATGAAACAAGGTGAAATTGTAGAAAAAGGTACGGTATTAGATATTTTTAGCAATCCAAAACACCCTTACACAAAGAACCTAATTGGTTTTAGGCAAAAGTTAAACAATTTGATAGGGTTAAGCCACACTTATAAAACTACACCTTTGATATCCTTTAAATCTGTAAGCATTGAGTATGCTAGCAATAGTTGGTTTCGTGAGGGGTTTCGCGCAGTAAAAGATGTATCATTCGACATTTTTGAAGGAGAAACATTAGGCCTTGTTGGAGAATCGGGTTCAGGGAAGAGCACTATTGGTAGAGCTTTGCTCGGGTTAACTAGCATTAAAAGTGGACAAATAAGGTATAAGGGGCTCTCTATTGATACTCTTAAAGGGAAGGATAGGTTGAGGTTCTGTCGTGAAGTACAAATTGTTTTTCAAGACCCATACTCTTCGCTAAATCCCAGATTAACTATTGGCCAGGCATTAATGGAACCCATTATTTACCACCGGTTGGGAACTCTGAAACAAGCCCGAAGAAGGGTAATTGAACTGCTTGATGTGATGCAGCTTGCGGCAAATAGTATTAATCGATATCCTCATGAATTTTCAGGAGGTCAACGGCAACGAATTGTAATAGCTAGGGCTTTAGCCCTTAATCCTAAAGTACTAGTTTGTGATGAAATCCTTTCGGCTCTTGATGTTTCTACTCAGGCACAGATGATAGATCTTTTAATCAGATTAAAAGAGGAGTTTAACCTAACCTACCTATTTATTTCGCACGACTTATCCATAGTAAAAAGTTTCTGTAACAGGGTTGTTGTACTAAACAAAGGAATGATTGAAGAGCAAGGGCTTGCCCAAGATGTTTTTGGCAAGCCCCAAAGTATATATACCCAAAAGTTAATAGATTCTATTCCAGCTATAAGCACTTAGTAAATTTCAATCTCGTTTATTTCGTAATTTGTATTTTGATCCTCACAATCGAGGTTTATGTGTCCGCCAATAATCGGTCTCTGCCAATCGTCGTCTGGTGATACGTTTAACGTAGAATCTGCATAAACCTTTTTCATAAAAAGGGCAAAGATAGGTAGGGCCATGTTAGCACCTTGTCCAAGCGATATCCTCTCAAAATGAACCGATCTGTCTTCGGCGCCCGTCCAAACTCCAGCAACAAGGTTAGGTGTTATTCCCATAAACCAACCATCGGAATGATTTTGTGTAGTTCCTGTTTTGCCTCCAATATGTCCTGGAAGGTTATACTTGTAACGAAGACGAATACCAGTTCCCTGATTGACCACCCCTTCTAAAAGGTTTATCATTAAGAAGGCGGTTTGCTCGCTAATGACCTCTTGCTTTTTTGTGTTAAATGATGAAAGGACATTCCCATTCTTATCCTCAATCCTAGTAACAAATATGGGTTCTACTCGAATGCCCTTATTTACAAAAGTGCTGTAAGCAGCAACCATCTCATAAAGGCTAAATTCAAATGTACCTAAGAAAATGGAGGGAACGGGTTCAATATGGCTTCTAATCCCAAGCTGTTTTATCATTTCAACAACTGCTTCGGGTGAAAATTGTTTCATTATCCATGCCGATATGTTGTTTACTGAGTTGGCCAACCCCCATTTTAAAGTTACCATTTGGCCATCGTACTTTGATCTACCAGAGTTCCTAGGCGACCAAATGGTATCGCCCACAACAAATGTTTGGTTAACGTTTGGAACCTTTGTGCATGGCGAGTAGCCCTCTTGCATGGCAAGGGTGTACAGAAAAGGTTTAATGGTTGAACCAACCTGACGTTTACCTTGTCGAACCATATCATATTTAAAGTACCTGAAATCTGGTCCTCCAATATAGGCTCTAATGTTTCCATTGTGTGGATCCATTGCCATAAAGCTAGACCTTAGAATCTTTTTATAATACTTGATAGAATCAAGGGGTGACATTATGGTGTCTTTATCACCACTCCATGAGAAGACCCGCATGGGAATCTTCTGGTTAAAATTTTCAATTATGCTATCGCGCGATGCCCCTGCTGCAACAAGTCCTCTATATCTTTGAGTTTGCCTCATGGCCGAATAAAGGATATGTTTGACCTGTTCTGTGGTTATATCATAAAATATTCTATTTCCTCTGTTCTTAATTTCATTGTCTAAGGCGGGTTGTAAGTCATTTTTAAGGTGAGATCTTAAGGCCTCTTCAGCATACCGTTGCATCCGAGAGTTAATGGTAGTATAAATTTTTAAACCATCGGTATATATATTATAAGGTGTACCATCGGGTTTTTTATTTTTATTACACCATCCATACAGAGGATTTGTTTCCCACAACAAGGAATCCTCTTTGTAAAGTTCATGAGAGTAATATCTTTTAGGATTTGGCTCTTTGGCGGTCATAAAAAGCCGCAGCATTTCTCTGAAATAGGTAGCAATCCCTCGGTTATGAGTTTGTAACTTGTATTTTAGTTGGATTGGGATACTTGATAATGAATCAAATTCTTGTTTAGAGATATACCCGTATCGGTACATCTGGCCAAGAACAATATTCCGCCTTGCCAAGGACTTCTCAGGATTTAGTATCGGACTATATCTGGTTGGTGCATTTACAATTCCTACAAGAAGTGCAGCTTGTTCAATTTTAAGAGAATCAGGTGTGGTATCAAAAAAGGTTTTAGCAGCAGCCTTAATACCAAAAGCATTACTCCCAAATTCCACAACATTAAGATACATGGCTGCTATTTCTTCTTTAGTATAGTTTCTTTCAAGTTTTACAGCAGTTATCCATTCCTTGAATTTTGTTAAAACCAACTTTAGTGTTCTAACTATTTTGTTTTCCTGCCCATTTATGTTTCTCGGGAAAAGATTCTTTGCAAGCTGTTGTGTTATGGTACTACCGCCTCCAGCCGAACGGTTACCAATTAAAACGGTTTTAACAATAACCCTACCTAATCCTCTAAAATCTATTCCACTATGTTTATGAAAACG containing:
- a CDS encoding dipeptide ABC transporter ATP-binding protein; this translates as MLKVSGLTVSFGGKKVVSDVSFNLNQGEILGFVGESGSGKSITALALMGLLPPNAIVEQGKAILETESGSIDVFKIDSRQHQKLRGGAMAMIFQEPQTSLNPSMRCGKQIDEAVLLHTTLRGKAIRERSIELLTEMQLPNPEKIYNSFPHQLSGGQKQRVMIAIALAGNPKLLIADEPTTALDVTVQKEILKLLRDIRDQRDISIIFISHDLAVVSEVADNIMVMKQGEIVEKGTVLDIFSNPKHPYTKNLIGFRQKLNNLIGLSHTYKTTPLISFKSVSIEYASNSWFREGFRAVKDVSFDIFEGETLGLVGESGSGKSTIGRALLGLTSIKSGQIRYKGLSIDTLKGKDRLRFCREVQIVFQDPYSSLNPRLTIGQALMEPIIYHRLGTLKQARRRVIELLDVMQLAANSINRYPHEFSGGQRQRIVIARALALNPKVLVCDEILSALDVSTQAQMIDLLIRLKEEFNLTYLFISHDLSIVKSFCNRVVVLNKGMIEEQGLAQDVFGKPQSIYTQKLIDSIPAIST
- a CDS encoding penicillin-binding protein 1A, producing MKLNDPTIIRKFKFWFWGIFTFGILLTATLFTLIAFEFFGPMPTFKQLENPKSNIASEVISEDNVVLGNIYKEYRSFVDYHEISPNVINALIATEDARFHKHSGIDFRGLGRVIVKTVLIGNRSAGGGSTITQQLAKNLFPRNINGQENKIVRTLKLVLTKFKEWITAVKLERNYTKEEIAAMYLNVVEFGSNAFGIKAAAKTFFDTTPDSLKIEQAALLVGIVNAPTRYSPILNPEKSLARRNIVLGQMYRYGYISKQEFDSLSSIPIQLKYKLQTHNRGIATYFREMLRLFMTAKEPNPKRYYSHELYKEDSLLWETNPLYGWCNKNKKPDGTPYNIYTDGLKIYTTINSRMQRYAEEALRSHLKNDLQPALDNEIKNRGNRIFYDITTEQVKHILYSAMRQTQRYRGLVAAGASRDSIIENFNQKIPMRVFSWSGDKDTIMSPLDSIKYYKKILRSSFMAMDPHNGNIRAYIGGPDFRYFKYDMVRQGKRQVGSTIKPFLYTLAMQEGYSPCTKVPNVNQTFVVGDTIWSPRNSGRSKYDGQMVTLKWGLANSVNNISAWIMKQFSPEAVVEMIKQLGIRSHIEPVPSIFLGTFEFSLYEMVAAYSTFVNKGIRVEPIFVTRIEDKNGNVLSSFNTKKQEVISEQTAFLMINLLEGVVNQGTGIRLRYKYNLPGHIGGKTGTTQNHSDGWFMGITPNLVAGVWTGAEDRSVHFERISLGQGANMALPIFALFMKKVYADSTLNVSPDDDWQRPIIGGHINLDCEDQNTNYEINEIEIY